In Flavivirga abyssicola, the following are encoded in one genomic region:
- a CDS encoding Ig-like domain-containing protein, producing the protein MIKTLLVFGLLALPAFVLIPINGNYTSVRSVANKKPNKVHAPFNKKYPKEDLGQILSWIDCGKALSAVGYHKGLMVAPMSFDFGGGIGDGAFAAYNIDDPRNPKTVFDSRDYPELYHVEGKEHYLGDLGEHHGLYYYKDMMLFSDRGKNHNGFLILDIGPLYDDDPKTLPKVVCRYHFPEVEKSTVYDGFTFAPAWVGGKYVYAPTGANGLFIISTENFKEPKLLSHLRKNELYNQTIRSVHAIGDMLVLSPAAVATAKGHMVLMDVSDPKHPNLINHRAIKIGYQGILYGDRFYNGAFSGEKNVDKISKILTYDFSDPMDIKEIELGSTDKIFKPEYMYLQDDNLYIGHYPGLTRWDVKDDKASFVIGVEPQHPPGNDYAFVSPLGNLSIITSDHEVESKLNLGVHQIAPDLKDPEVRSVFPKNGKKNVSLLGKIGISFSDFIDNECLENGAVYVKEKGTDKIVDCGFSHGMGIVHAIPYKPLKKNTSYEVYVTTNLMDLVGNPFKADTLVTQFSTGSEIVDYSSQVVVDKPKEVGDKITLKAVISNKGKSKISYSWDFGDGSHSTPFSSSTSIKKTFSKPGNYSVTLTTKKEGSDKLIKSSAVQVVYAPLENNLPISSSTVILDENDNRFYVVNPDNNSFTAFNTKTGKSIYEKPTGKEPTSIIKEDNELWISCAKSDAIFVHDVESGKHLKTISLGYGSAPYGLTLNKESKFAYVALSATNTLQEIDTDSYKMLRNIQLEGPLRHVAFIPKKNRVVANQLIASNQEGARVQWVDVKNWEVSYNKVLKPTMVNDGLSNGRGYPNYLGAMAVNPQQTDLWIPAKKDNLFRGLKRDGKPLVFDHTVRSTVINIDLDKEQEVDENRLDLDNSDFASAATYNAFGNILYVTTHGSQTITSVDAFNPNNQSIFNSYGDGARALVANNDGTRLYVHNQLSRNIAVFESQPNGELKYLTKWRTVTNELLDADILDGKRIFNRTNISNLSREGYMSCASCHIDGSHDGRIWDLSNLGEGLRNTIDLRGKEGMKHGTLHWSANFDEVQDFDDQIRNLNEGTGFLYDVLRKAHKPFFPSKSGLHVGLDNLAKYVTSLSDYPKSPYKNDDGTMTKAAKKGRSHFINLECYTCHSGSTFTDSGFGVMHDVGTITKNSGNRLGKELNGIDTPTLISIWQSAPYLHDGSAKTLEEVFNTGQGELVKVHRRANTLSKKEKMQLIAFLKELDNEEGITPDELGSKNIKPEFNLSEYVIDYDYKYEDIEYHIGKVSATDKDQEQELVYRIIPSVHAQMFTIDSLTGEMHYKFKELYLKNISNMVLTTKKTFNFQVLVEDNGDIVKRDTTNITFNVTFPNIPIRTQELNELKRLHLKIDGGKKLSATEQKRIEELDSQLKNYN; encoded by the coding sequence ATGATAAAAACCCTTTTAGTATTTGGGCTTCTAGCATTACCGGCCTTTGTTTTAATACCTATAAACGGAAATTATACCTCGGTTAGAAGTGTTGCCAATAAAAAACCAAACAAAGTACATGCGCCTTTTAACAAGAAATACCCCAAAGAAGATTTAGGTCAAATTCTATCATGGATAGACTGTGGTAAGGCTTTAAGTGCAGTAGGTTACCATAAGGGGCTTATGGTTGCGCCAATGAGTTTTGATTTTGGAGGAGGTATAGGAGATGGGGCCTTTGCCGCTTATAATATTGATGACCCAAGAAATCCAAAAACGGTATTTGATTCTAGAGATTATCCGGAATTATATCATGTAGAGGGAAAAGAACATTATTTAGGTGATTTGGGAGAGCATCATGGATTATATTATTACAAGGATATGATGTTGTTTTCAGATCGAGGTAAAAACCACAACGGCTTTTTAATTCTTGATATTGGTCCATTATACGATGATGATCCAAAAACTTTACCAAAAGTAGTTTGCCGTTATCATTTTCCTGAAGTTGAAAAATCAACAGTATATGATGGGTTTACCTTTGCACCTGCATGGGTAGGAGGGAAATATGTCTACGCGCCAACAGGGGCTAACGGGTTGTTTATTATAAGTACAGAAAATTTTAAAGAGCCTAAATTATTATCGCATCTGCGAAAAAACGAATTATACAATCAAACCATACGCTCTGTTCATGCTATTGGAGATATGTTGGTGCTTTCGCCAGCAGCAGTAGCAACTGCAAAAGGGCACATGGTTTTAATGGATGTAAGTGACCCAAAGCATCCTAATCTAATAAACCATAGAGCTATTAAAATAGGATATCAAGGGATTTTATATGGCGATCGTTTTTACAATGGTGCTTTTTCAGGAGAGAAGAATGTAGATAAGATTTCTAAAATTCTTACTTACGATTTTTCCGATCCGATGGATATTAAAGAAATTGAACTAGGAAGCACTGATAAGATTTTTAAACCAGAATACATGTACCTACAAGATGATAATTTATACATAGGGCATTATCCTGGTCTTACAAGGTGGGACGTAAAAGATGATAAAGCGTCTTTTGTTATAGGGGTAGAACCACAGCACCCACCGGGTAACGATTATGCTTTTGTATCTCCGCTAGGAAACCTTTCAATAATAACTTCAGATCATGAAGTAGAAAGTAAATTAAACTTGGGTGTGCATCAAATAGCCCCCGATTTAAAAGATCCTGAAGTGCGAAGTGTATTTCCTAAAAACGGCAAAAAAAATGTATCACTTTTAGGTAAAATAGGAATTTCTTTTTCAGATTTTATAGATAACGAATGTTTAGAGAATGGTGCTGTTTACGTAAAAGAAAAGGGAACAGATAAAATTGTAGATTGTGGTTTTAGCCATGGTATGGGGATTGTTCACGCTATTCCATATAAGCCTCTAAAGAAGAATACAAGCTATGAGGTATATGTTACCACCAATTTAATGGACTTAGTAGGCAATCCTTTTAAAGCAGATACCTTAGTAACGCAATTTTCGACAGGTTCAGAGATTGTAGATTATAGTTCCCAGGTGGTAGTTGATAAACCTAAGGAAGTAGGGGATAAGATAACTCTTAAAGCCGTTATAAGTAACAAAGGAAAGTCAAAAATTAGTTACTCATGGGATTTTGGAGATGGTAGCCATAGCACGCCTTTTTCATCAAGCACATCCATAAAAAAGACCTTTTCAAAGCCGGGTAATTATAGCGTTACGTTAACTACAAAAAAAGAAGGAAGTGATAAGCTTATAAAAAGTTCTGCGGTACAAGTCGTTTATGCGCCATTAGAAAATAACCTGCCAATTTCAAGTAGTACTGTTATTTTAGATGAAAATGATAATCGTTTTTATGTGGTAAATCCAGATAATAATTCATTTACAGCCTTTAATACGAAAACAGGTAAGTCTATATATGAAAAACCTACAGGCAAAGAACCTACTTCAATCATTAAAGAAGATAATGAACTATGGATTAGTTGTGCAAAAAGTGATGCTATTTTTGTGCATGATGTAGAGTCAGGCAAGCACCTAAAAACAATTTCGTTAGGTTATGGATCTGCACCATATGGTCTAACACTAAATAAAGAGTCGAAATTTGCTTATGTTGCCCTGTCAGCAACGAATACCCTACAAGAAATAGATACAGATAGTTATAAAATGTTGCGTAATATTCAATTAGAAGGTCCATTAAGGCATGTGGCATTTATTCCAAAGAAAAACAGAGTTGTAGCAAATCAACTTATTGCGTCTAATCAAGAGGGAGCAAGAGTACAATGGGTAGATGTGAAAAATTGGGAAGTATCATACAACAAGGTTTTAAAGCCAACAATGGTAAATGACGGCTTATCCAATGGTAGAGGTTACCCAAACTATTTAGGAGCTATGGCGGTAAACCCACAACAGACAGACTTATGGATACCAGCAAAAAAGGATAATTTATTTAGAGGGTTGAAACGTGATGGAAAACCGTTGGTTTTTGACCATACCGTAAGAAGTACTGTAATTAATATAGATTTAGATAAAGAACAAGAAGTTGACGAAAATCGTTTAGACTTAGATAATAGTGATTTTGCTTCAGCAGCTACTTATAATGCTTTTGGAAATATATTATATGTTACTACACATGGTAGTCAAACTATTACTTCGGTAGATGCGTTCAATCCAAATAATCAATCCATTTTTAATTCTTATGGAGATGGCGCAAGAGCATTAGTTGCAAATAATGATGGAACCCGATTATACGTTCATAATCAATTGTCTAGAAACATAGCGGTTTTTGAATCTCAGCCAAATGGAGAACTAAAATATCTTACTAAATGGAGAACCGTAACTAACGAGTTATTAGATGCAGACATATTGGATGGTAAACGAATATTCAATAGAACCAATATTAGCAATTTATCGCGCGAAGGGTATATGAGTTGTGCAAGCTGTCATATAGATGGAAGCCACGATGGACGTATTTGGGATTTATCTAATTTAGGTGAAGGATTAAGAAATACTATCGATTTAAGAGGAAAAGAAGGGATGAAGCATGGAACCTTGCATTGGTCTGCTAATTTTGACGAAGTTCAAGATTTTGATGACCAAATTAGAAACTTAAATGAGGGAACAGGGTTTCTTTATGATGTGCTTAGAAAGGCGCATAAACCGTTTTTTCCTAGTAAGTCAGGTTTGCATGTTGGGTTAGATAACTTAGCAAAATATGTAACGTCTCTTTCAGACTACCCTAAGAGTCCTTACAAAAATGATGATGGCACTATGACAAAAGCAGCAAAAAAAGGCCGTTCACATTTTATCAATTTAGAATGTTATACCTGTCATTCAGGATCAACATTTACCGATAGTGGATTTGGAGTCATGCATGATGTAGGAACGATTACCAAAAATAGTGGGAATAGGCTAGGGAAAGAACTAAATGGTATAGATACACCAACATTAATAAGTATTTGGCAAAGTGCACCATACTTACATGATGGATCTGCTAAAACATTAGAAGAGGTGTTTAATACAGGACAAGGTGAATTAGTAAAAGTTCATAGGAGGGCAAATACATTAAGCAAAAAAGAAAAAATGCAACTCATAGCATTTTTAAAGGAGCTAGATAATGAAGAAGGGATAACACCAGATGAATTAGGAAGTAAAAACATAAAACCTGAATTTAATTTAAGCGAATATGTAATTGATTACGATTACAAATATGAGGATATAGAATACCATATTGGAAAAGTTAGTGCTACGGACAAAGACCAAGAACAAGAGTTGGTTTATAGAATTATTCCTTCCGTTCATGCCCAGATGTTTACTATAGATTCCTTAACAGGAGAGATGCATTATAAGTTTAAAGAGTTGTATTTGAAAAACATATCTAATATGGTATTAACAACAAAGAAAACATTCAATTTTCAGGTTTTGGTTGAGGATAACGGAGATATTGTAAAGCGAGATACTACAAACATAACCTTTAATGTTACTTTTCCAAACATCCCTATAAGAACTCAAGAGTTGAATGAGCTTAAACGCTTACATCTTAAAATAGATGGAGGTAAAAAATTAAGTGCAACAGAGCAAAAAAGAATAGAAGAATTAGATAGCCAACTTAAAAATTATAACTAA
- a CDS encoding family 16 glycoside hydrolase, with protein sequence MKFNKFYAYCLRLFTGVLLLFSCHTEKKLSTNSKSNWALDLPNGHPAWFSVKGDSTEVKGEIWTVGQHNKIFDIKIVGDTLYFKRKSSVGKPKYVGGSPTGSKVVIQNRAVIYGDEMQLIANYQLEDGTKEKETFTGKRLPPLPFKPNLDSIQYDKPPSLFNGKNLEGWELTNPNQKNGWIVENGIMVNKTPKRSFEPFSKYGNLRTKQEFEDFNLKLEVNVPKGGNSGIYLKGRYEVQVVDRDSRMQGIQGIGSVFGRVRASENAGKEGGKWQQYDITLVNQHITVILNGKKVIDNQPIEGATKGALSADDTKSGPIYFQGDHTAVKYKNIILTPVIKSSIKKAKTKFVDFDLNSDEKLQGKELAEFNLDYVDHVDKNIDGALNKKEFRVYHKFVDRMNAEQALIPKHIKIYKNIPYVENGHRTQTLDLYFPKNYTSDKPMPLVIWVHGGGWNKLSKEDFGKHSILLEHGFAMASINYRLSRHDIFPAQIHDTKAAIRYLRKYASDYHIDPNNFGLWGSSAGGHLVALAGLTGSTNELEGSVGVTDVSSHVNAVCDWFGPSDMIKIVEDLNVQNGTTHVPNITNLLGGTNEEKPLLAKQSSPIQYVSKDDPPFLLMHGDQDKLVPLNQSVILHEKLKDYGIESDLVIIEGAKHAFFKEQKELNYVIEFFKKHLSN encoded by the coding sequence ATGAAGTTCAATAAGTTTTATGCTTATTGCTTGCGCCTATTCACAGGTGTTTTGCTGCTTTTTTCTTGCCATACAGAAAAGAAACTGTCTACTAATTCTAAAAGTAACTGGGCTCTAGATTTACCTAATGGACATCCTGCGTGGTTTTCTGTAAAGGGAGACAGTACTGAGGTAAAAGGGGAAATATGGACTGTTGGACAGCATAACAAAATTTTTGACATTAAAATAGTTGGCGATACACTCTATTTCAAACGCAAAAGTTCGGTTGGAAAACCTAAATATGTTGGAGGTTCACCAACAGGATCAAAAGTAGTTATTCAAAACCGAGCAGTTATTTATGGTGATGAGATGCAGCTTATTGCAAATTATCAATTAGAAGATGGTACAAAAGAAAAAGAAACATTTACAGGAAAACGATTACCACCATTGCCCTTTAAGCCAAATTTAGACTCCATTCAATACGATAAACCACCGTCACTTTTTAATGGCAAAAATTTAGAAGGCTGGGAGCTTACTAATCCCAACCAAAAGAATGGCTGGATTGTAGAAAATGGAATCATGGTTAATAAAACCCCAAAGCGTAGTTTTGAACCTTTTTCTAAGTATGGAAACTTAAGAACCAAGCAAGAGTTTGAAGATTTCAATTTAAAACTTGAGGTTAATGTTCCAAAAGGAGGTAACAGTGGCATTTACCTTAAAGGAAGATATGAAGTACAGGTTGTAGATAGAGATAGTCGTATGCAGGGGATTCAAGGGATAGGTTCTGTTTTCGGACGTGTTCGAGCATCAGAAAATGCAGGGAAAGAGGGTGGAAAATGGCAGCAATATGATATCACTTTAGTAAATCAGCACATAACGGTCATACTTAACGGAAAGAAAGTTATCGATAATCAGCCAATAGAAGGCGCAACTAAGGGAGCATTAAGTGCAGACGACACCAAATCAGGTCCCATATATTTTCAAGGCGATCATACTGCTGTAAAGTATAAAAATATCATTTTAACACCAGTTATTAAATCATCTATAAAAAAAGCAAAAACAAAATTTGTTGATTTTGATTTGAATAGCGATGAAAAATTACAAGGGAAAGAACTAGCTGAATTTAATCTGGACTATGTTGATCATGTTGATAAAAACATAGATGGAGCACTTAACAAAAAAGAGTTTAGAGTATATCATAAGTTTGTTGATAGGATGAATGCAGAACAGGCTTTAATACCAAAGCATATAAAAATTTATAAAAATATTCCCTATGTAGAAAACGGTCATAGAACCCAAACACTAGACCTATATTTTCCCAAAAACTATACCTCTGATAAACCCATGCCGTTAGTGATTTGGGTGCATGGTGGAGGGTGGAACAAATTGTCTAAAGAAGATTTTGGAAAACATTCCATATTGTTAGAACATGGTTTTGCAATGGCGTCAATAAATTATCGATTGAGTCGCCATGATATCTTTCCTGCTCAAATACATGATACTAAGGCTGCAATAAGATACTTGAGAAAGTATGCATCAGATTACCATATAGATCCAAATAATTTTGGGCTTTGGGGATCTTCTGCTGGGGGGCATTTGGTTGCCCTTGCTGGTCTTACAGGTAGTACTAATGAACTAGAAGGTAGTGTTGGAGTGACCGATGTATCTAGCCATGTTAATGCCGTTTGTGATTGGTTTGGACCTTCTGATATGATTAAAATAGTAGAAGATCTAAATGTACAAAATGGCACTACACATGTGCCTAATATTACAAATCTTTTAGGGGGTACAAATGAAGAGAAACCCTTATTAGCAAAACAGTCTAGTCCAATACAATATGTGTCAAAAGATGATCCTCCATTTTTATTGATGCATGGAGACCAAGATAAGCTTGTGCCTTTAAACCAAAGTGTCATTTTACATGAAAAACTAAAAGATTATGGTATAGAAAGCGATTTGGTTATCATAGAAGGCGCAAAACATGCCTTTTTTAAAGAGCAGAAAGAACTTAATTACGTAATAGAATTTTTTAAAAAGCATTTATCGAACTAA
- the galB gene encoding beta-galactosidase GalB — MKFSFKVIPLYYIFILTIVGINHVNSQSRSIENFNNQWKFARFGAMPDGTVLKEPKDLDEPSFDDSDWRVLNVPHDWGIEGPFRADLPNQTGKLPWAGIGWYRKVFKSQKSDVGKKIFVEFDGAMSGTSVWVNGGYVGDWPYGYSSFRFDITHYLKIGEENTIAVRLDNKEASSRWYPGGGIYRNVRLVKTNPIHIDQWGVFVTTPKVSSKKATIHIKTDVKNANEAIEVLHEIFNNSIKVTEQKTNFKNEVDIEISNPKLWNLQTPNLYELRTTLIQNGEIIDDYKTSFGIRTIEFTANDGFLLNGKRVQLNGVCQHHDLGPLGAAINVRAMERQIEILKEFGTNAIRTAHNPPAPEFLDLCDKMGVLVQVEAFDVWNKKKVDNDYSTLFGAWHERDLRAMVRRDRNHPSVIMWSTGNEMIELRQGQDAPMALRLADIIKSEDSTRPTTFGNSRPEAQTNGFQKTTDVHGINYKPHMYEEFHKNNPNMPLYGSETASTISSRGEYFFPVNYDNKKQGSGGYFQVSSYDYSAPNWAYPADKEFEAQDKYSYMIGEFVWTGFDYIGEPTPYNKDKTNLLNFTDPAEKAKMKAELEKLGGNIPPRSSYFGIVDLCGFPKDRYYLYQAHWRPDFPMAHILPHWNWPERVGKVTPVFVYTSGDEAELFLNGKSLGKRKKEKYQYRLRWDDVVYKPGELKVIAYKNGQKWAEETVKTTKKASRIKLSPDRSVISANGQDLSFVTVSITDKKGETVPRTHNSVKYNIEGPGEIIGIGNGDPTNHESFQAKERKVFNGLALVVIRSKKGETGKIVLTAESEGLKASKLMISTSIK, encoded by the coding sequence ATGAAATTTTCATTCAAAGTCATTCCCTTGTATTACATTTTTATACTAACTATTGTCGGTATAAACCATGTAAATAGTCAATCTAGAAGTATTGAAAACTTTAACAATCAATGGAAGTTTGCTCGATTTGGAGCTATGCCAGATGGTACTGTATTAAAAGAACCAAAAGATTTAGATGAACCAAGCTTTGATGATTCCGATTGGCGTGTATTGAATGTACCGCACGATTGGGGTATTGAAGGACCTTTTAGAGCAGATTTGCCAAACCAAACAGGGAAATTACCTTGGGCAGGAATAGGTTGGTATAGAAAAGTATTTAAATCACAAAAATCTGATGTTGGGAAGAAAATATTTGTTGAGTTTGATGGAGCCATGTCTGGAACCTCTGTTTGGGTAAATGGTGGTTATGTTGGTGACTGGCCCTATGGCTATTCATCCTTCAGGTTTGATATTACGCATTACTTAAAAATAGGAGAAGAGAATACCATTGCAGTGAGATTAGATAACAAAGAAGCATCGTCAAGATGGTACCCTGGTGGTGGAATTTACAGAAATGTACGTTTAGTAAAAACAAATCCAATACATATTGACCAATGGGGTGTTTTTGTGACCACTCCAAAAGTATCTTCTAAAAAAGCAACCATTCACATTAAAACGGACGTGAAAAATGCAAATGAAGCGATTGAAGTGTTACATGAGATCTTCAATAATTCAATAAAAGTTACAGAGCAAAAAACAAATTTCAAAAATGAAGTTGATATAGAAATCTCAAATCCAAAATTATGGAACTTGCAAACCCCAAATCTGTATGAATTAAGAACGACTTTAATTCAAAACGGAGAAATTATTGATGATTATAAAACATCTTTCGGAATAAGAACGATAGAGTTTACGGCTAATGATGGGTTTTTATTAAACGGTAAGAGAGTACAGCTAAACGGGGTTTGCCAACACCATGATTTAGGACCTTTGGGAGCAGCCATAAATGTGCGTGCTATGGAGCGTCAAATTGAAATTTTAAAGGAATTTGGAACTAATGCCATTCGTACAGCACATAACCCACCAGCTCCTGAGTTTTTGGATTTGTGTGACAAAATGGGGGTTTTAGTTCAAGTAGAAGCTTTTGATGTTTGGAACAAAAAGAAAGTAGATAACGATTATAGCACTTTATTTGGCGCATGGCATGAAAGAGATTTAAGAGCTATGGTTCGCAGAGACCGGAATCACCCATCAGTTATCATGTGGAGTACAGGTAATGAAATGATTGAATTGCGTCAAGGACAAGATGCTCCTATGGCATTAAGACTAGCTGATATTATAAAATCTGAGGATTCAACACGTCCAACAACATTTGGGAATAGCAGACCAGAGGCGCAAACCAATGGTTTTCAAAAAACAACAGACGTTCATGGGATCAATTATAAGCCGCATATGTATGAGGAATTTCATAAAAATAATCCTAATATGCCATTGTATGGAAGTGAAACAGCTTCAACAATAAGTTCTCGAGGTGAATATTTTTTTCCAGTAAATTATGATAATAAAAAACAAGGTAGCGGTGGGTATTTTCAAGTAAGTAGTTATGATTACTCTGCTCCAAATTGGGCTTACCCAGCAGATAAAGAGTTTGAGGCTCAAGACAAATATTCCTATATGATAGGTGAATTTGTTTGGACTGGTTTTGATTACATAGGAGAGCCAACACCATATAACAAAGACAAAACGAACTTACTCAATTTTACCGATCCAGCCGAAAAAGCAAAAATGAAGGCCGAACTGGAAAAACTGGGGGGAAATATTCCACCTAGAAGTTCTTACTTCGGAATTGTGGATTTATGTGGTTTTCCAAAAGATAGATATTATTTGTATCAGGCGCATTGGCGTCCAGATTTTCCTATGGCTCATATTTTACCTCATTGGAACTGGCCAGAGCGTGTGGGTAAGGTTACACCCGTTTTTGTGTACACATCTGGAGATGAAGCAGAACTATTCTTAAATGGAAAATCTTTAGGTAAAAGAAAGAAAGAAAAATATCAGTATCGTTTAAGATGGGATGATGTAGTTTACAAGCCAGGGGAATTAAAAGTGATAGCCTATAAGAATGGACAAAAATGGGCTGAAGAAACGGTAAAAACAACAAAAAAAGCAAGTAGAATTAAATTGTCACCAGATAGATCTGTAATTTCCGCTAATGGACAAGATTTGTCTTTTGTTACGGTTTCTATTACAGATAAAAAAGGAGAAACAGTTCCTAGAACCCACAATAGTGTAAAGTACAATATCGAAGGTCCTGGAGAAATAATTGGCATAGGAAATGGAGATCCAACAAATCATGAATCCTTTCAAGCTAAAGAGCGTAAGGTTTTTAATGGATTAGCGCTTGTAGTTATTCGTTCCAAAAAGGGTGAAACTGGAAAAATAGTTTTAACGGCAGAATCTGAGGGTTTAAAGGCTTCCAAACTTATGATATCTACTTCTATAAAGTAA
- a CDS encoding sialate O-acetylesterase encodes MIVRYKNKLFFLFVCVLCISLFLSFNLKDTAAQTNDKKDIHVVLLAGQSNMVGHGNYSALSYDIKKRIEKVSNRVLLSTSDNPKKQAEPLSYYVAVSDKYSFDMHFGPELLLGLTLAEANPNQYYLLIKKAVGGTSLYGAWNPEWTTEKANLAERGAKRKNLRLFESHILNIKNNLNMLEKTGQSYKVIGLGWLQGESDTNKEITASNYKINLNNLVTSYRKTLSLDNLPIVIGQVNPLSRKFKEGPELVRAAMEAVAEGDDYIEIIKTSTNADWLDYPKHSDNLHYNTEGQKRLGIAFGKALINLCNKK; translated from the coding sequence ATGATTGTAAGATATAAGAATAAACTGTTTTTTCTCTTTGTATGTGTATTGTGTATTAGTTTGTTTTTATCATTTAATTTAAAAGATACTGCCGCTCAAACTAATGACAAAAAAGATATTCATGTAGTTTTATTGGCAGGACAATCTAATATGGTAGGTCATGGAAATTATAGTGCTTTAAGCTATGATATTAAAAAGCGGATTGAAAAAGTGTCAAATCGAGTATTATTGAGTACATCCGACAATCCGAAAAAACAGGCAGAACCTTTATCGTATTATGTGGCTGTAAGTGACAAGTATTCTTTTGATATGCATTTTGGCCCTGAGCTATTATTGGGGTTAACGCTTGCTGAAGCGAACCCAAATCAGTACTATCTTTTAATAAAGAAAGCAGTAGGAGGTACTTCATTATATGGAGCCTGGAATCCGGAATGGACTACAGAAAAAGCTAATTTAGCTGAACGAGGGGCAAAACGAAAAAACCTAAGGTTATTTGAATCACATATTTTAAATATCAAAAATAATCTCAATATGCTTGAAAAAACAGGTCAATCCTATAAAGTCATTGGACTAGGTTGGTTACAAGGCGAAAGTGATACAAATAAAGAGATAACAGCATCTAACTATAAAATAAATCTTAATAATTTAGTAACGAGTTACAGAAAAACGTTGTCTCTTGATAATCTGCCCATAGTCATTGGTCAAGTGAATCCTTTATCAAGAAAATTTAAAGAAGGCCCAGAATTAGTTAGAGCAGCTATGGAAGCCGTTGCTGAAGGAGACGATTATATAGAAATCATAAAAACATCAACTAATGCAGATTGGTTGGATTATCCAAAACATTCAGATAATTTGCATTATAATACAGAAGGTCAAAAACGCTTAGGTATTGCTTTTGGAAAAGCATTAATTAATCTTTGTAATAAAAAGTAA